The following are from one region of the Bradyrhizobium septentrionale genome:
- a CDS encoding LysR substrate-binding domain-containing protein, giving the protein MGRSVPPSARALTALSLFATLGTLTETAEQLGVTRSALSHRIAELEKRLGVALVRKVGRRISLTEDGERLLASMGDALDRLEAAVEPFQRYRGQIRVSTVATFASHWLIPRISQFQARHPLIEVGIFTTTRAVDLKTEDMDCAIRHGRGAWKGLSSTLLFRETLMPVARPDVVARAATSAKPANSAKTNFAKIWHGIPLIRARSRFADWSNWQQHDRTLAQRRIKWLTVETRAQALDAAMAGAGVALMDMAYITTPVDEGRLEKLAERPLQLQTGYYFVNLPNARALHLLNHLREWAVEAARPFRTA; this is encoded by the coding sequence ATGGGACGGTCGGTTCCGCCATCGGCGCGTGCACTCACAGCGCTCTCGCTGTTCGCCACGCTCGGCACCCTGACCGAGACGGCCGAACAACTGGGCGTTACCCGGTCGGCGCTGTCGCACCGGATTGCCGAATTGGAAAAGCGCCTCGGCGTGGCATTGGTGAGAAAAGTCGGCCGGCGAATTTCGCTGACCGAGGACGGCGAACGGTTGCTCGCCAGCATGGGCGACGCGCTCGACCGGTTGGAGGCGGCGGTTGAACCATTTCAACGTTATCGCGGGCAGATCCGTGTAAGCACGGTCGCAACCTTTGCTTCTCACTGGTTGATCCCGCGCATTTCGCAATTTCAGGCGCGGCATCCCCTGATCGAGGTCGGTATCTTTACAACGACGAGAGCTGTCGACCTTAAAACGGAAGACATGGATTGCGCCATCCGCCACGGCCGCGGGGCGTGGAAAGGGCTTTCCTCGACGCTCCTTTTCCGGGAAACCCTAATGCCCGTTGCCAGACCTGATGTCGTGGCCCGTGCCGCGACGAGCGCCAAACCGGCAAATTCTGCAAAGACAAATTTTGCAAAGATCTGGCACGGCATACCGCTGATTCGGGCCCGATCGCGATTCGCGGATTGGTCGAACTGGCAGCAGCACGATCGTACGCTGGCCCAACGGCGGATCAAATGGTTGACGGTGGAAACCCGCGCGCAGGCGCTCGATGCCGCAATGGCCGGCGCCGGCGTTGCGTTGATGGATATGGCCTATATTACGACGCCCGTGGACGAAGGCAGGCTCGAGAAGCTCGCGGAACGTCCCCTGCAACTCCAGACCGGCTACTATTTTGTCAACCTGCCAAACGCCCGAGCCCTGCACCTGCTGAATCATCTGCGCGAGTGGGCCGTGGAGGCGGCGCGGCCGTTTCGGACGGCGTAA
- the cycA gene encoding cytochrome c-550 CycA, producing MNLKTLSALAVVTSLASASSALAQDAAAGKTSFNKCLACHAIGEGAKNKVGPELNGLDGRHSGSAPDYSYSDANKNSGITWNKDTFLEYIKDPKAKIPGTKMAFAGIKNETEANNLWAYVSSFDKDGKPK from the coding sequence ATGAACCTAAAGACCTTGAGCGCGCTGGCGGTCGTCACATCGCTGGCCTCCGCATCCTCCGCGCTGGCGCAGGATGCCGCCGCCGGCAAGACCTCGTTCAACAAATGCCTCGCCTGCCACGCGATCGGCGAAGGCGCCAAGAACAAGGTCGGCCCCGAGCTCAATGGCCTCGACGGCCGCCATTCCGGCTCCGCGCCGGACTACAGCTATTCCGACGCCAACAAGAATTCCGGCATCACCTGGAACAAGGACACCTTCCTCGAATACATCAAGGATCCGAAGGCCAAGATCCCCGGCACCAAGATGGCGTTCGCCGGCATCAAGAACGAGACCGAGGCCAACAACCTCTGGGCCTACGTGTCGTCGTTCGACAAGGACGGCAAGCCGAAGTAA
- a CDS encoding FAD-linked oxidase C-terminal domain-containing protein: MSIMMPAADQAVLARRTEIVAALRAIVPGEGVIDSAAEMLAYESDGLTAYRQPPMVVVLPDTSEQVAKVLKYCHGQGIKVVPRGSGTSLSGGALPLADGVLLGLGKFKRIREIDFDNRVVVTEPGVTNLAISQAVAHAGFYYAPDPSSQIACSIGGNVAENSGGVHCLKYGMTTNNVLGCEIVLMSGEILRIGGKSAENAGYDLMGIITGSEGLLGVITEITVRILQKPETARALMVGFAEVEAAGECVAAIIGAGIIPGGMEMMDKPAIHAAEAFVHAGYPLDVEALLIIELDGPQIEVDELITRVETIAKGCGSVTLQISNSEAERNLFWAGRKAAFPAVGRISPDYLCMDGTIPRGALPKALARIRELSEKYGLGVANVFHAGDGNLHPLILYDANKPGEIEKAEAFGADILRCCVELGGVLTGEHGVGIEKRDLMPEMFTEIDLNQQQRLKCAFDAEGLLNPGKVFPTLHRCAELGRVHVHAGKLAFPDIPRF; encoded by the coding sequence ATGTCCATCATGATGCCGGCGGCCGATCAGGCCGTCCTTGCCCGCCGCACTGAGATCGTGGCCGCCCTGCGCGCAATCGTCCCTGGCGAGGGCGTGATCGACAGTGCCGCGGAAATGCTGGCCTATGAATCCGACGGCCTGACCGCCTATCGGCAGCCGCCGATGGTCGTGGTGCTGCCCGATACGTCCGAGCAGGTCGCAAAGGTCCTCAAATATTGCCACGGGCAGGGCATCAAGGTGGTGCCGCGCGGCTCCGGCACCTCGCTGTCCGGCGGCGCGCTGCCGCTGGCCGACGGCGTGCTGCTCGGCTTAGGCAAGTTCAAGCGGATTCGCGAGATTGACTTCGACAACCGCGTTGTTGTCACCGAGCCCGGCGTCACCAACCTCGCAATCAGCCAGGCGGTCGCCCATGCCGGCTTCTATTACGCGCCCGATCCGTCGTCGCAGATCGCCTGCTCGATCGGCGGCAATGTCGCGGAAAATTCCGGCGGCGTGCACTGCCTGAAATACGGCATGACCACCAACAACGTGCTGGGCTGCGAGATCGTGCTGATGTCGGGTGAGATCCTGCGCATCGGCGGCAAGTCGGCCGAGAATGCTGGCTACGATCTGATGGGGATCATCACCGGCTCGGAGGGCCTGCTCGGCGTCATCACCGAGATCACGGTGCGCATCCTGCAGAAGCCGGAGACCGCGCGTGCGCTGATGGTCGGCTTCGCCGAGGTGGAAGCCGCCGGCGAATGCGTGGCTGCCATCATCGGCGCCGGCATCATCCCGGGCGGCATGGAGATGATGGACAAGCCCGCGATCCACGCCGCGGAAGCCTTCGTCCATGCCGGCTATCCGCTCGATGTCGAAGCGCTCCTGATCATCGAGCTCGACGGTCCCCAGATCGAGGTCGACGAGCTGATCACGCGGGTCGAGACCATCGCAAAGGGGTGCGGCTCGGTGACGCTGCAGATTTCCAACTCGGAGGCCGAACGCAATCTGTTCTGGGCCGGCCGCAAGGCGGCATTCCCCGCGGTCGGGCGGATCTCGCCGGATTATCTCTGCATGGACGGCACGATCCCGCGCGGCGCCTTGCCGAAGGCCTTGGCGCGGATCCGCGAGCTCTCGGAGAAATACGGCCTCGGCGTCGCCAATGTGTTCCACGCCGGCGACGGCAATCTGCACCCCCTGATTCTCTACGACGCCAACAAGCCGGGCGAGATCGAGAAGGCGGAGGCGTTCGGCGCCGATATCCTGCGCTGCTGCGTCGAGCTCGGCGGCGTGCTGACAGGCGAGCACGGCGTCGGCATCGAGAAGCGCGACCTGATGCCGGAGATGTTCACCGAGATCGACCTCAACCAGCAGCAGCGGTTGAAATGCGCGTTCGATGCGGAGGGCCTGCTCAACCCCGGCAAGGTGTTTCCCACCCTGCACCGTTGCGCCGAACTCGGCCGCGTCCATGTGCACGCCGGCAAGCTGGCTTTTCCGGATATCCCGCGGTTCTAG
- a CDS encoding acyltransferase family protein, which translates to MPSLADQLALSRNRPAGFDYMRIALAVSIIGLHSLNVTLGLGRALEIQSTLRIGVAMMLALFFALSGFLVTASLLRCKSLISFLGLRVLRIGPALAVETTLSAVIIGSLFTELPLAQYLADPKFHAYFLNIVGDIHYELPGVFLHNPLPELVNAQLWTVPYELWCYVILALLAVTTICFNRMAYLVFMVIAQIGLAGYDLYRWDEVPIQLRPHLLVFCFLAGVGFYLWRDKVPFNRTVCLCALVLCAAAMATGRGDALAPVPAAYVACYLGLMNPRRSWIVSSGDYSYGLYLYGFVIQQCIATFGPGVQHWYLNILISLPLAFGVAVASWHLVEKHALRLRGQVEQLEAAALARSSIIGFWRRSPERVELRARLDVAGTRAGQSSGAELQPAQRRVIV; encoded by the coding sequence ATGCCCAGCCTGGCCGATCAGCTGGCGCTTTCGCGCAATCGGCCCGCGGGATTCGACTACATGCGGATTGCGCTGGCGGTGTCGATCATCGGCCTGCACAGCCTGAACGTGACGCTCGGGCTCGGCCGGGCGCTGGAGATCCAGAGCACGCTTCGCATCGGCGTCGCGATGATGCTTGCGCTGTTCTTTGCCCTGAGCGGCTTTTTGGTGACGGCGAGCCTGTTGAGGTGCAAGAGCCTGATTTCCTTCCTCGGCCTGCGCGTGCTGCGGATCGGACCGGCGCTCGCGGTCGAGACCACGCTGTCGGCCGTCATCATCGGTTCGCTCTTCACTGAGCTGCCACTGGCGCAATATCTCGCCGACCCGAAATTTCACGCCTATTTCCTCAATATCGTCGGCGACATCCATTACGAACTGCCGGGCGTATTCCTGCACAATCCGCTGCCTGAGTTGGTGAATGCCCAGCTCTGGACGGTGCCGTATGAATTGTGGTGCTACGTCATCCTGGCGCTGCTCGCGGTGACCACGATTTGCTTCAACAGGATGGCGTATCTTGTGTTCATGGTGATCGCGCAGATCGGGCTCGCCGGCTACGACCTCTACCGCTGGGACGAGGTGCCGATCCAGCTTCGCCCGCATCTTCTGGTGTTCTGCTTCCTCGCCGGTGTCGGCTTCTACCTCTGGCGCGACAAGGTGCCGTTCAATCGGACCGTCTGCCTGTGCGCGCTGGTGCTGTGCGCCGCCGCCATGGCCACCGGACGCGGTGACGCGCTGGCGCCAGTGCCGGCCGCCTATGTCGCGTGCTATCTCGGCCTTATGAACCCTCGGCGGAGCTGGATCGTCTCGTCGGGCGATTACTCCTACGGGCTCTATCTCTATGGCTTCGTCATCCAGCAATGCATTGCGACCTTCGGTCCGGGCGTTCAGCACTGGTATCTCAACATCCTGATCAGCCTGCCGCTCGCCTTCGGCGTTGCCGTTGCGTCCTGGCACCTGGTCGAGAAACACGCGCTCCGGCTCCGCGGCCAGGTCGAGCAGCTCGAGGCGGCAGCGCTGGCGCGGAGCTCGATCATAGGCTTCTGGCGCCGCTCGCCCGAGCGGGTCGAGTTGCGCGCAAGGCTCGATGTTGCGGGAACTCGAGCGGGACAGTCGAGCGGCGCCGAGCTGCAGCCAGCCCAGCGTCGCGTCATAGTTTAG
- a CDS encoding antibiotic biosynthesis monooxygenase family protein → MFSVIFEVHPNDGRKDDYLEQAKHLKPILETVDGFIDNERFESRLRPGWILSHSTWRDEKSVVRWRTEGEHHAVQEKGRFEIFSDYFLRIGDITADTAPPAGIPVREQRFDETEVGTSKIATFTEITPAKGATFATQIDLLPAYLGLDINNGDVTDHDIWSSIHNPGKIALLIGWTNAGAAGNWQPKRIEGIESLRHRMVRVVRTYGRFDRREAPQFYPDVKGRETKHAVIARKAAGAAG, encoded by the coding sequence ATGTTCTCCGTCATTTTCGAAGTTCATCCCAACGACGGCCGCAAGGACGACTATCTGGAGCAAGCCAAGCACCTGAAGCCGATCCTGGAGACGGTCGACGGCTTCATCGACAATGAGCGATTTGAAAGCCGGCTCCGGCCGGGCTGGATTCTGTCGCACTCGACCTGGCGTGACGAGAAATCCGTCGTGCGCTGGCGCACCGAGGGCGAACACCATGCGGTGCAGGAGAAAGGCCGTTTCGAGATCTTCTCGGACTATTTCCTGCGCATTGGCGACATCACCGCCGATACTGCGCCACCGGCCGGGATCCCCGTCCGCGAACAGCGCTTCGACGAGACCGAAGTCGGCACGTCAAAGATCGCGACCTTTACCGAGATCACGCCGGCCAAGGGAGCGACCTTTGCAACCCAGATCGACCTGCTGCCGGCGTATCTCGGCCTCGACATCAACAATGGTGACGTCACCGATCATGACATCTGGAGCAGCATCCACAATCCCGGCAAGATCGCGCTGCTGATCGGCTGGACAAATGCCGGGGCCGCGGGCAACTGGCAGCCGAAGCGGATCGAAGGCATCGAAAGCCTGCGCCATCGCATGGTCCGTGTGGTGCGCACCTACGGCCGTTTCGACCGTCGCGAGGCGCCGCAATTCTATCCCGACGTCAAGGGGCGGGAGACCAAGCATGCCGTGATCGCCAGGAAAGCGGCAGGCGCGGCCGGCTAA
- a CDS encoding alpha/beta hydrolase: MTDDKAASKLDAREQHFLIPGPRDGLSLFLRFLAGNGSDGTPRRAVLYVHGATFPSALSVAHRFDGRSWRDALVDAGFDVWGLDFYGFGHSDRYPEMSQPAKENPPLCTADDAAAQIGTAVRFIRGHQGIERLSLISHSWGAMPAAKFAGAHPALVDRLVMFGPIGRRPPRRYEVPPAFPAWRIVTVEDQWNRFIEDVPPHEPPVLARAHFEQWSEAYLDSDPESRQRDPAGVKTPLGPFSEILQAWHGKLAYDPAKVRAPVAIIRGEWDGLMLDDDARWLFDAFCNAPEKRDIKISRGTHLMHLETRRHALWRESVNFLRSDEAASATT, translated from the coding sequence ATGACAGATGACAAGGCGGCGTCGAAGCTTGATGCCCGAGAACAGCATTTCCTCATTCCGGGCCCTCGCGACGGGCTGTCACTGTTCCTTCGTTTCCTCGCGGGAAACGGCAGTGACGGCACGCCGCGCCGTGCCGTGCTCTACGTCCACGGAGCGACGTTCCCGTCGGCGCTCTCGGTCGCGCACCGCTTCGACGGCCGGTCCTGGCGCGATGCCCTGGTCGACGCAGGCTTCGACGTCTGGGGTCTGGACTTCTACGGGTTCGGTCATTCGGACCGCTATCCCGAAATGTCGCAACCGGCAAAGGAAAATCCGCCACTCTGCACTGCCGATGACGCTGCCGCGCAAATCGGGACTGCGGTGCGCTTCATTCGCGGCCACCAGGGTATCGAAAGGCTTTCGCTGATCTCTCATTCCTGGGGCGCGATGCCGGCCGCGAAATTTGCCGGGGCCCACCCGGCGCTGGTCGACCGCCTGGTGATGTTCGGACCGATCGGACGTCGCCCCCCGCGGCGCTACGAAGTGCCACCGGCCTTTCCCGCCTGGCGCATCGTGACCGTGGAAGACCAATGGAATCGCTTCATCGAGGACGTGCCGCCACACGAGCCGCCGGTGCTTGCTCGCGCCCATTTCGAGCAATGGAGCGAGGCCTATCTCGACAGCGATCCGGAGAGCCGCCAGCGCGACCCGGCCGGCGTCAAGACGCCGCTCGGTCCGTTCAGCGAGATCCTGCAGGCATGGCACGGCAAGCTCGCCTACGATCCGGCGAAGGTCCGCGCCCCGGTCGCAATCATCCGCGGCGAGTGGGACGGGCTGATGCTCGATGACGATGCCCGATGGCTGTTCGACGCATTCTGCAACGCCCCCGAAAAGCGCGACATCAAGATTTCGCGCGGCACGCATCTGATGCACCTCGAGACGAGGCGTCATGCGCTCTGGCGCGAAAGCGTCAACTTCCTCCGAAGCGACGAGGCCGCTTCGGCAACCACCTGA
- a CDS encoding putative quinol monooxygenase codes for MKHYAMSTRTISDAINTSGLLVVAQWEAKEGQADKVAAILDGFLPEAQKDAGTKLFLIGRGKDNPAQFLFYELFQDEAAFKAHQESAYFKTYIAEQALPLLAKRERSQYVLI; via the coding sequence ATGAAACACTATGCGATGAGCACGAGAACCATCAGCGATGCGATCAACACATCAGGCCTTCTGGTGGTGGCGCAATGGGAAGCAAAGGAGGGACAGGCCGACAAGGTCGCGGCAATTCTCGACGGCTTCCTGCCCGAGGCGCAGAAGGACGCCGGCACCAAGCTGTTCCTGATCGGCCGCGGCAAGGACAATCCGGCGCAATTCCTGTTCTACGAATTGTTCCAGGACGAAGCGGCGTTCAAGGCCCATCAGGAGAGCGCCTACTTCAAGACCTACATCGCAGAGCAAGCGCTGCCGCTGCTCGCCAAGCGCGAGCGGTCTCAGTACGTGCTGATCTGA
- a CDS encoding FAD-binding protein: METLKVRDARDVEEVVRAAVAGEQPLEVIGHGSKRAIGHPMATNAVLDVSVLNAVTSYEPNELIITMQAGAPLADVQSLIDAKNQQFAFEPMDTSVLLGTAGAGTIGGMIGAGLAGPRRIKAGGARDHLLGAHAVSGFGDSFKTGGRVVKNVTGYDLCKLLTGSWGTLAVMTEVTLKVMPKPEAERTLVLRSLDDATANQAMTAALGSPFDVSGAAHLPGSVLRSGTGALGSLAASGQAVTLVRLEGISASVAHRAASLTQTLSSYGAVDVLADDASAAIWSALRDVVPFAANGALGAWPVWRIVCPPAAGGALGQALSRATGGDVIYDWGGGLIWAAVPQSADAQAALVRGQVEAIGGHATLIRAGEEVRRAVDVFQPQAAGLAALGERVRGSFDPRSILNRGRMRRGGAA, from the coding sequence GTGGAAACGCTCAAAGTCAGGGATGCCCGGGACGTCGAAGAGGTGGTGCGCGCGGCTGTCGCCGGCGAGCAGCCGCTCGAGGTCATTGGTCATGGATCGAAGCGCGCCATCGGTCATCCGATGGCGACCAATGCGGTGCTTGACGTCTCGGTGCTCAACGCGGTCACCTCCTATGAGCCGAACGAGCTGATCATCACCATGCAGGCCGGCGCGCCGCTCGCCGACGTGCAATCCCTGATCGACGCCAAGAACCAGCAATTCGCCTTCGAGCCGATGGACACATCGGTGCTGCTCGGCACTGCGGGAGCCGGCACGATCGGCGGCATGATCGGCGCTGGCCTGGCCGGTCCGCGACGCATCAAGGCCGGCGGCGCCCGCGACCATCTGCTCGGGGCGCACGCGGTGTCCGGGTTCGGTGACAGTTTCAAGACCGGCGGACGGGTGGTGAAAAACGTCACCGGCTACGACCTCTGCAAGCTGCTCACCGGCTCCTGGGGCACGCTCGCGGTCATGACCGAGGTGACGCTCAAGGTCATGCCGAAGCCGGAAGCCGAGCGGACCTTGGTGCTGCGCTCCCTCGACGACGCCACCGCCAACCAGGCGATGACGGCGGCGCTGGGCTCGCCGTTCGACGTTTCTGGCGCGGCGCACCTTCCAGGCTCAGTGTTGCGATCCGGGACCGGTGCGCTCGGCAGCCTTGCCGCCTCCGGCCAGGCCGTCACGCTGGTGCGGCTCGAGGGTATTTCGGCCTCAGTGGCACACCGGGCGGCCTCGCTGACCCAGACATTATCTTCCTATGGGGCGGTCGACGTCCTCGCGGACGACGCTTCGGCTGCGATCTGGAGCGCGCTGCGCGACGTGGTGCCGTTTGCGGCGAACGGCGCGCTCGGGGCCTGGCCGGTGTGGCGCATCGTTTGCCCGCCGGCCGCCGGCGGCGCGCTAGGCCAGGCGCTGTCGCGCGCAACCGGTGGCGACGTGATCTACGACTGGGGCGGCGGGCTGATCTGGGCTGCAGTGCCGCAGAGCGCCGACGCGCAGGCCGCGCTGGTCCGCGGCCAGGTCGAGGCGATCGGCGGGCACGCCACCCTGATCCGCGCCGGCGAGGAGGTGCGCCGTGCGGTCGATGTGTTCCAGCCGCAGGCGGCCGGCCTTGCCGCGCTCGGCGAACGGGTCCGGGGGAGCTTCGATCCGAGATCGATCCTCAACCGCGGCCGGATGAGGCGGGGCGGGGCTGCATGA
- the glcF gene encoding glycolate oxidase subunit GlcF, whose translation MKTEFSLAQLADPDIKEADKILRACVHCGFCTATCPTYVLLGDELDSPRGRIYLIKEMLEKDKPPTADVVKHIDRCLSCLACMTTCPSGVNYMHLVDQARVGIERDYQRPLAERLLRSVLAFVLPRPGLFRISMILAGLARPFAALLPTPSVGASNPGLLRRIKAMLALAPRGLPQPGPSAGTVFAPIGRRRGRVALLQGCAQQVLAPRINQAAINVLTRHGVEVVLVKDEQCCGALTHHMGQDHDALARAKANIAVWQREADQNGLDAILVTTSGCGTVVKDYGYLLREDKTFAEPAARISALAKDITEYLAGLELTPSTQIGDVTVAYHSACSLQHGQKITQLPKELLSKNGFVVKDVPESHLCCGSAGTYNILQPDIASRLRDRKVANIALVKPDMIAAGNIGCMVQIAGGTSVPVVHTIELLDWATGGPRPGLN comes from the coding sequence ATGAAGACCGAGTTTTCCCTGGCGCAGCTCGCCGATCCCGACATCAAGGAAGCCGACAAGATCCTGCGTGCCTGCGTGCATTGCGGCTTCTGCACCGCGACCTGTCCGACCTATGTGCTGCTCGGCGACGAGCTCGATAGCCCGCGCGGCCGCATCTACCTGATCAAGGAGATGCTGGAGAAGGACAAGCCGCCGACAGCAGACGTGGTCAAGCATATCGACCGCTGCCTGTCGTGCCTCGCCTGCATGACCACCTGTCCGTCGGGCGTGAACTACATGCACCTCGTCGACCAGGCCCGGGTCGGGATCGAGCGGGACTACCAGCGGCCGCTGGCCGAGCGGCTGCTGCGGTCGGTGCTCGCCTTCGTGCTGCCGCGGCCGGGCCTGTTCCGGATCAGCATGATCCTCGCCGGGCTCGCCCGTCCGTTCGCGGCGCTGCTGCCGACGCCTTCGGTCGGCGCGTCGAACCCGGGCCTCTTGCGGCGGATCAAGGCGATGCTGGCGCTCGCGCCGCGCGGCCTGCCGCAGCCGGGTCCATCAGCCGGAACCGTGTTTGCGCCGATCGGCCGGCGCCGCGGCCGGGTCGCGCTGCTGCAGGGCTGCGCCCAGCAGGTGCTGGCGCCGCGCATCAACCAGGCCGCGATCAACGTCCTGACCCGGCACGGCGTCGAGGTGGTGCTGGTCAAGGACGAGCAATGCTGCGGCGCGCTGACCCATCACATGGGGCAGGATCACGACGCGCTGGCGCGCGCGAAAGCCAACATCGCGGTGTGGCAAAGGGAAGCGGACCAGAACGGGCTCGACGCCATCCTGGTGACGACCTCGGGCTGTGGGACAGTTGTCAAGGACTACGGCTACCTGCTGCGCGAGGACAAAACATTCGCTGAGCCTGCCGCGCGAATCTCGGCGCTGGCAAAGGATATCACCGAGTATCTCGCTGGCCTCGAGCTCACGCCTTCAACGCAGATAGGCGACGTCACCGTCGCCTATCATTCGGCTTGTTCGTTGCAGCATGGCCAGAAAATAACTCAGCTACCGAAAGAATTGCTTTCCAAGAATGGATTCGTGGTGAAAGATGTACCTGAGAGCCATTTGTGTTGCGGTTCGGCGGGGACCTACAACATTCTCCAGCCCGACATTGCGAGCAGATTGCGCGATCGCAAGGTCGCCAATATTGCGCTTGTCAAACCGGACATGATCGCTGCGGGCAATATTGGGTGCATGGTTCAGATTGCCGGCGGTACGTCAGTTCCTGTGGTGCACACGATTGAGCTTCTCGATTGGGCGACAGGAGGTCCCCGGCCAGGATTGAATTGA
- a CDS encoding histone, translating into MAKSKKAKKSKKAKKAKKAVAAKKSAKKAAKKSARKSAKKAAKKSAKKSAKKTAKKAAKKAAPKKAAPKKAAPKAAKKAAKKSAPKKAAAPKPAAPVAAPPAPEPAPQPAPSWATPSHEPAPGWSAGTSDSGEHH; encoded by the coding sequence ATGGCGAAGTCGAAGAAGGCGAAGAAAAGCAAGAAGGCCAAAAAGGCCAAGAAGGCAGTAGCGGCGAAGAAGTCGGCCAAGAAGGCCGCGAAGAAATCCGCCAGGAAATCCGCCAAGAAGGCGGCGAAGAAATCAGCCAAGAAGTCGGCCAAGAAGACTGCAAAGAAAGCGGCCAAGAAGGCTGCTCCGAAGAAAGCGGCCCCCAAGAAAGCTGCTCCCAAGGCTGCGAAGAAAGCCGCCAAGAAGAGCGCTCCGAAGAAGGCCGCCGCGCCGAAGCCGGCTGCGCCGGTCGCTGCGCCCCCGGCCCCCGAGCCCGCGCCGCAGCCGGCCCCGAGCTGGGCGACGCCAAGCCATGAACCCGCGCCGGGCTGGAGCGCCGGCACCTCTGATAGCGGCGAGCACCACTAG
- a CDS encoding TorF family putative porin, producing the protein MKKLALLATALAMISSSAMAADMAVKAVKAPPPAPFDPWDIAFGAGIMNDYIFRGVTQSNHNPSVTAYFEPRYNVNKDLQLYIGTSTESISFANRAAAEVDVYGGIRPTFGAFAFDIGVWGYLYPGGTCYYGAPVDTANNPLSAQCAANFLPNGNVMKKDVSFFEVYGKATWTINDNWAFTINEYYSPNFLNTGAWGNYSSIIGKYTAPSTVFGTSGVGMYVSGEFGRQWLGTSDSFYGVPAFPNGIKYADYNTWNIGIGFTYKVFTLDLRYSDTDMSKGDCSAFTSDYTAGGTTNVTPINPLGTGSNWCGAAGIAKLSVDLTAASSLK; encoded by the coding sequence ATGAAGAAACTGGCCTTGTTAGCAACGGCGCTAGCAATGATTTCGAGCTCGGCAATGGCAGCTGACATGGCGGTGAAGGCCGTCAAGGCGCCGCCGCCGGCTCCCTTCGATCCTTGGGACATCGCCTTCGGCGCCGGCATCATGAACGACTACATCTTCCGCGGCGTCACCCAGTCGAACCACAATCCGTCGGTCACCGCGTATTTCGAGCCGCGCTACAACGTCAACAAGGACCTGCAGCTCTACATCGGTACCTCGACCGAGAGCATCTCCTTCGCCAACCGCGCCGCGGCCGAAGTCGACGTCTACGGCGGTATCCGCCCGACCTTCGGCGCCTTCGCCTTCGACATCGGTGTCTGGGGTTACCTGTATCCGGGTGGAACCTGCTACTACGGCGCGCCGGTCGACACCGCCAACAACCCGCTCAGCGCGCAGTGCGCCGCCAACTTCCTGCCGAACGGCAATGTCATGAAGAAGGACGTCTCGTTCTTCGAAGTCTACGGCAAGGCGACCTGGACCATCAACGACAACTGGGCGTTCACCATCAACGAGTACTACTCGCCGAACTTCCTCAACACCGGTGCCTGGGGCAACTACTCCTCGATCATCGGCAAGTACACCGCGCCGAGCACCGTGTTCGGCACCAGCGGCGTCGGCATGTATGTCTCGGGTGAGTTCGGCCGGCAGTGGCTCGGCACCTCGGACAGCTTCTACGGCGTTCCGGCGTTCCCGAACGGCATCAAATATGCCGACTACAACACCTGGAACATCGGTATCGGCTTCACCTACAAGGTGTTCACGCTCGATCTGCGCTACTCCGACACCGACATGTCGAAGGGTGATTGCAGCGCCTTCACCAGCGACTATACCGCTGGCGGCACCACCAACGTGACCCCGATCAACCCGCTCGGCACCGGCTCCAATTGGTGCGGCGCGGCAGGCATCGCCAAGCTCTCGGTCGACCTGACGGCGGCGTCCAGCCTGAAGTAA
- a CDS encoding HPP family protein — translation MASDRTAVKALMRVGRRDLLAGAVAGLGGAIAIGTMEWFSVAAGYPLGVIPFATSIVLVVGSPEAEPAQPRALIGGHLVSALAGFAVLCLTGPHAWAAAAAVGIAILAMVVTDTFHPPAGISPLLIVSGNLPWSFLLAPVLTGVLMLAAFAYGWHRWVSRRPWPRLSQ, via the coding sequence ATGGCATCGGACCGGACCGCGGTGAAGGCATTGATGCGGGTAGGGCGGCGCGACCTGCTTGCGGGCGCGGTGGCGGGCCTCGGCGGCGCGATCGCGATCGGCACGATGGAGTGGTTCTCCGTTGCGGCCGGATATCCGCTGGGCGTGATCCCGTTCGCAACCTCGATCGTGCTGGTGGTGGGATCGCCGGAGGCCGAGCCGGCCCAGCCGCGCGCTCTGATCGGTGGACATCTGGTGTCCGCACTGGCTGGCTTTGCGGTGCTGTGCCTGACCGGGCCGCATGCCTGGGCGGCCGCCGCCGCGGTCGGGATTGCAATCCTGGCGATGGTCGTGACCGACACCTTCCACCCGCCGGCGGGAATCAGTCCGCTCCTGATCGTCTCCGGCAATTTGCCGTGGTCATTCCTGCTCGCGCCGGTGCTCACCGGCGTCCTGATGCTGGCAGCCTTCGCCTATGGCTGGCACCGCTGGGTCAGCCGCAGGCCATGGCCGCGGCTGAGCCAGTAG